The Edaphobacter sp. 12200R-103 genome contains a region encoding:
- a CDS encoding 3-hydroxybutyrate dehydrogenase → MQLEGKVAIVTGAASGIGYAVVRRFATEGARVVIADLDQKRSEDAAGEIREATGGEVIGLAMDVTDEESVESGVARVLREFGAVHILYSNAGVQHIAPVHELAFSEWKKMLAVHLDGAFLTTRACLRHMYTSGEGGSILYMGSFHSKVASVLKAPYVTAKHGIVGLCRAVAKEGAPYGVRANVICPGYVRTPLVEKQIPEQAKVLNISEKDVVEKVMLRDTVDKEFTTTDEIADTAVFLAGQKTLALTGQSILVSHGLVME, encoded by the coding sequence ATGCAGCTTGAAGGAAAAGTAGCGATTGTTACCGGTGCAGCCTCAGGAATCGGTTACGCCGTCGTCCGCCGGTTTGCGACGGAGGGTGCGAGGGTGGTGATCGCCGATCTGGATCAAAAGCGGTCGGAGGATGCGGCTGGGGAGATCCGCGAAGCGACAGGCGGAGAGGTGATTGGGCTTGCGATGGATGTGACGGATGAGGAGTCCGTCGAGAGCGGAGTCGCTAGAGTGCTTCGCGAGTTTGGGGCGGTCCACATTCTTTACAGCAATGCGGGGGTGCAACATATTGCTCCGGTCCACGAACTTGCGTTCAGCGAGTGGAAGAAGATGCTGGCAGTGCATCTGGACGGCGCCTTTCTGACGACGCGGGCCTGTCTGCGCCATATGTACACCTCCGGGGAGGGCGGCTCGATTCTCTACATGGGATCGTTTCACTCGAAGGTGGCTTCGGTGCTTAAGGCTCCCTACGTGACGGCGAAGCATGGAATTGTGGGGCTGTGCCGCGCGGTGGCCAAGGAGGGCGCACCCTATGGCGTGCGAGCCAATGTGATCTGTCCGGGATATGTGCGGACTCCGCTGGTCGAGAAGCAGATTCCGGAGCAGGCGAAGGTTCTGAACATAAGCGAGAAGGACGTGGTGGAGAAGGTGATGCTTCGCGACACCGTGGACAAGGAATTCACAACGACCGACGAGATTGCAGATACCGCGGTGTTTCTCGCCGGCCAGAAGACCCTTGCCCTGACGGGACAGAGCATTCTTGTGAGTCACGGGCTGGTGATGGAGTAG
- a CDS encoding nucleotidyltransferase domain-containing protein produces MGGDSIMHIYAFGSVCRGEVTPDSDIDLLALVDGHDSRFSERSYSIYSYKKMRKMWEEGSPFAWHLFLESRLLFAEDGTDFLEELGQPMRYRKYVADCIKFKDVFNSARNSLETGRESSIFDLSAVFLSLRNISTCYSLGVLNAPMFSRHAALSLTDPLSLPLSSTSYAVLERARILCTRGAGAPVDDQEAEAVMDEFDRIDSWMTSIVESAREHERIHQSGGSPAKIS; encoded by the coding sequence ATGGGCGGCGATAGTATTATGCACATTTATGCCTTTGGGTCGGTTTGTCGAGGAGAGGTTACCCCGGACTCCGATATTGATCTGCTCGCATTGGTAGATGGGCATGATTCTCGATTTTCTGAACGTAGTTATTCGATTTATTCATATAAGAAGATGCGAAAGATGTGGGAAGAAGGTAGTCCTTTCGCTTGGCACCTTTTTCTGGAATCTAGACTTTTATTTGCGGAGGATGGAACAGATTTTCTTGAGGAACTTGGGCAGCCAATGCGATATCGGAAATATGTGGCTGACTGTATCAAGTTTAAAGATGTATTTAACTCTGCTCGGAATTCATTAGAAACGGGCCGAGAGAGCAGCATATTTGATCTGTCAGCGGTTTTTTTGAGTCTTAGAAATATCTCTACCTGTTATTCATTGGGTGTACTGAACGCGCCAATGTTTTCGCGTCATGCAGCCTTGTCCCTAACAGATCCTTTATCTCTTCCGCTAAGTTCGACGTCATATGCCGTTCTTGAACGAGCGCGTATTCTGTGCACAAGGGGAGCGGGCGCACCCGTCGATGATCAAGAAGCTGAAGCAGTCATGGACGAGTTTGATCGAATTGATTCGTGGATGACATCTATTGTGGAGAGTGCGAGAGAACATGAGCGAATTCATCAATCGGGTGGAAGCCCAGCGAAGATTAGTTAA